A portion of the Haliaeetus albicilla chromosome 29, bHalAlb1.1, whole genome shotgun sequence genome contains these proteins:
- the TAPBP gene encoding tapasin isoform X2 — translation MAAIAVLGRLLAGLCLLGWGAADVGTPPAPPPPLPCTLLGPGERGMLPGAVSQRPALLRFWGGPETPPNPDTSQDQDPDMTFDVTAALSVFTITPDLGGSPGAALELHCAFAAPPGPFALEWRHQDRGAGRVLLTYDSATSRVPKATPGVQLLLGTTEGGVREVTLRLAPLAVAHQGTYICSIFLPHGQGQQLLRVRILEPPKVTLHPTPLVVAPGMTAELWCDTSGYFPLDVEVRWQRRASGSGTPLPLGDTVTETWTSGHRRGPDGTFSRSSGIRLVPTRPHHHGDVYTCVVTHAAVTNPLRVRVQLEVAGATGPWLEDVAGLCLVAFVLCGLCRWLSPAPPCLDQEHKKTQ, via the exons ATGGCGGCGATTGCGGTGCTGGGGCGGCTGCTGGCGG ggctctgcctgctggggtggggggcagcggacgtggggacccccccagccccccccccgccgctgccctgCACCCTCTTGGGGCCGGGGGAGCGTGGGATGCTGCCGGGGGCCGTGAGCCAACGTCCCGCCCTGCTGCGCTTTTGGGGGGGCCCcgagacccccccaaaccccgaCACCTCCCAGGACCAGGACCCGGACATGACCTTCGATGTCACCG CGGCTCTCTCCGTCTTCACCATCACCCCGGatctgggggggtccccgggggcCGCCCTGGAATTACACTGCGCCttcgccgccccccccggccccttcGCCCTGGAATGGCGGCACCAAGACCGTGGCGCCGGCCGTGTCCTCCTCACCTACGACTCAGCCACCTCCCGTGTCCCCAAGGCCACCCCAGGGGTCCAACTGCTCTTGGGGACGACGGAAGGGGGGGTCAGGGAGGTGACGCTGCGGTTGGCCCCCCTGGCCGTCGCCCACCAGGGCACCTATATCTGCTCCATCTTCCTGCCCCACGGCCAAGGCCAGCAGCTCCTGCGCGTCCGCATCCTCG agccccccaagGTGACGCTGCACCCTACGCCGCTGGTGGTGGCCCCGGGGATGACGGCCGAGCTGTGGTGCGACACCTCGGGTTACTTCCCCCTCGACGTCGAGGTACGGTGGCAGCGGCGGGCCAGTGGCTCGGGGACACCGTTGCCCCTCGGGGACACCGTGACCGAGACGTGGACCTCGGGCCACCGCCGAGGTCCTGACGGCACCTTCAGCCGGAGCAGTGGAATTCGTCTGGTCCCCACGCGTCCCCACCATCACGGGGACGTCTACACCTGTGTGGTGACCCACGCTGCGGTGACCAACCCACTGCGTGTCCGTGTCCAGTTGGAGGTGGCCG GCGCCACGGGACCGTGGCTGGAGGATGTGGCGGGGCTCTGCCTGGTGGCCTTCGTCCTCTGCGGGCTCTGCCgctggctcagccctgccc CCCCGTGCCTCGACCAGGAGCACAAG AAAACGCAGTGA
- the TAPBP gene encoding tapasin isoform X1, with product MAAIAVLGRLLAGLCLLGWGAADVGTPPAPPPPLPCTLLGPGERGMLPGAVSQRPALLRFWGGPETPPNPDTSQDQDPDMTFDVTDPWGVLAKAWGPPWTPPHCELSPTVPSPTPPSWAPALAPDARSPPGLGGPWWVVSLGTPGYGVTALLQGQSPLATAAATALTAALSVFTITPDLGGSPGAALELHCAFAAPPGPFALEWRHQDRGAGRVLLTYDSATSRVPKATPGVQLLLGTTEGGVREVTLRLAPLAVAHQGTYICSIFLPHGQGQQLLRVRILEPPKVTLHPTPLVVAPGMTAELWCDTSGYFPLDVEVRWQRRASGSGTPLPLGDTVTETWTSGHRRGPDGTFSRSSGIRLVPTRPHHHGDVYTCVVTHAAVTNPLRVRVQLEVAGATGPWLEDVAGLCLVAFVLCGLCRWLSPAPPCLDQEHKKTQ from the exons ATGGCGGCGATTGCGGTGCTGGGGCGGCTGCTGGCGG ggctctgcctgctggggtggggggcagcggacgtggggacccccccagccccccccccgccgctgccctgCACCCTCTTGGGGCCGGGGGAGCGTGGGATGCTGCCGGGGGCCGTGAGCCAACGTCCCGCCCTGCTGCGCTTTTGGGGGGGCCCcgagacccccccaaaccccgaCACCTCCCAGGACCAGGACCCGGACATGACCTTCGATGTCACCG ACCCCTGGGGCGTCTTGGCCAAGGCGTGGGGCcccccctggacccccccccATTGCGAGCTGAGCCCCACGGTGCCGtcacccacccccccatccTGGGCGCCCGCTCTGGCCCCCGAcgcccgcagcccccccggccTGGGGGGGCCCTGGTGGGTGGTGTCCCTCGGGACCCCCGGCTACGGCGTCACCGCGCTGCTGCAGGGACAGTCCCCTCTTGCCACCGCTGCCGCCACCGCCCTCACCG CGGCTCTCTCCGTCTTCACCATCACCCCGGatctgggggggtccccgggggcCGCCCTGGAATTACACTGCGCCttcgccgccccccccggccccttcGCCCTGGAATGGCGGCACCAAGACCGTGGCGCCGGCCGTGTCCTCCTCACCTACGACTCAGCCACCTCCCGTGTCCCCAAGGCCACCCCAGGGGTCCAACTGCTCTTGGGGACGACGGAAGGGGGGGTCAGGGAGGTGACGCTGCGGTTGGCCCCCCTGGCCGTCGCCCACCAGGGCACCTATATCTGCTCCATCTTCCTGCCCCACGGCCAAGGCCAGCAGCTCCTGCGCGTCCGCATCCTCG agccccccaagGTGACGCTGCACCCTACGCCGCTGGTGGTGGCCCCGGGGATGACGGCCGAGCTGTGGTGCGACACCTCGGGTTACTTCCCCCTCGACGTCGAGGTACGGTGGCAGCGGCGGGCCAGTGGCTCGGGGACACCGTTGCCCCTCGGGGACACCGTGACCGAGACGTGGACCTCGGGCCACCGCCGAGGTCCTGACGGCACCTTCAGCCGGAGCAGTGGAATTCGTCTGGTCCCCACGCGTCCCCACCATCACGGGGACGTCTACACCTGTGTGGTGACCCACGCTGCGGTGACCAACCCACTGCGTGTCCGTGTCCAGTTGGAGGTGGCCG GCGCCACGGGACCGTGGCTGGAGGATGTGGCGGGGCTCTGCCTGGTGGCCTTCGTCCTCTGCGGGCTCTGCCgctggctcagccctgccc CCCCGTGCCTCGACCAGGAGCACAAG AAAACGCAGTGA